In Streptomyces sp. HUAS ZL42, the DNA window CCGGCCGCGTCCAGCCCGGCGAACGTACAGCGGGCCACCGTCGAGGTCGGCGACCGTCAGCACCCGGCCACCAAGGACCTTCCGCTGCAGTGGAAGCGCCCCGACCAGTGGTTCAACTGGGTGAAGAACCCGTCCGGCGACGTGCACACCGTCGCGCGGGTGCGCGAGTCGACGTATCAGCCCGGCGCCGGCAAGAACGGCTGGGACCACCCGGTCAGCTGGTGCCGCGACTACGACGGCGGCCGCTCCTTCTACACGGGCATGGGCGGCACGGTGTCGTCGTACGACGAGACGGACTTCCGTACGCACCTGCGTGGCGCCCTGCTGTGGACCACGCGCCTCGTGCAGGCCGACTGCAAGGCGACCATCACCGGCAACTACAAGGCGGAACGCCTCACCCAGCCCAACCGGCCCGGCCAGAACGACCAGATCGGTGAACCGCACGGCCTGGTCGCCGCGCCCGACGGCCGCGTGCTCTACATCGGCCGGGGCGGCGCCGACTCCTCCCAGCCCGTCGTCACCGACTGGAACAACCCCGACATCGGCAAGGGCAAGGGCCAGATCCACGTCTACGACCCGCAGACCAAGAAGGTCACGCTCGCCGGCGAGTTGACCGTCTTCGGCAACAAGGGCGGCGGCGACGAACTGGTCAAGGTCGAGGAAGGCCTCCTCGGCATCGAGCTCGACCCGCGCTTCGAGCAGAACGGGTGGGTGTACCTGCACTACACGCCCCACTCGCAGATCAACCGCGACACCCGTATGGCCGAGCGGCGCGTCTCCCGCTTCACCCTCGACCTCGCCACGAACAAGCTCGACCTGAGCAGCGAGAAGGTGCTGCTCAAGTGGCCGGTGCAGATCCACAGTTGCTGTCACGCGGGTGGCGGGATGACCTGGGACTCCAAGGGCAACCTGTACATCGCGACCGGCGACAACAACTCCAGCCGCTTCAGCGACGGTTACTCGGGCAACAACCCCGAGCCGAACTTCAGGGGCGTGTCCTTCGCCGACGCGCGGCGCACCGCCGGCAACACCAACAACCTCAACGGCAAGATCCTGCGTATCCACCCGGAGCCCGACGGCACGTACACGCTCCCGTCCGGCAACCTCTTCACCGGGCAGGAGACCGACGAGGGCGGTGGGAAGACCCGCGGCGAGATCTACGTGATGGGCGTCCGCAACCCGGCACGCATCTTCGTCGACAAGAAGACCGACGTCCTCTACGCGGGCTGGGTAGGCCCTGACGCGAGCGCCCCCTCGACGACCTGGGGTCCGGCCAAGTACGACACCTTCGCCGCCATCACCGAGGCGGGCAACCGCGGTTGGCCGTACTGCATGGGCAACAAGCAGCCCTACCGGGACCGCAACCTGCCGGATCCCTCCAAGCCGCTCGGCTGGTACGACTGCGACCACCCGAAGAACGAGTCGCCGAACAACGACGGCCTCGTCAACCTGCCACCGGTCACGGGGAACAACATCTGGTACTCGCCGCAGGGCGGAGCACCGGACTACCCGCGCGACGCGAACGGCGTCCCCTCCTACAAGCAGGAGGAGGCGAGCTATCTGCTGCCGTGGCTCAAGGGCGGCGGGCAGGCCGCGATGAACGGGCCGGTCTACCGGTACGACGCGGCGAGCACGAGCGCGGCGAAGTGGCCCTCGTACTGGGACGGCAAGTGGTTCGTCGGCGACTTCTACGACGCCGACCAGCCGCGCAACGCGGTCGTCACGGACCCGAGGACGCAGGGTGACGGCGGGCTGCCGGTGCACTCGGAGTCGCTGAAGAGGATCGTGCCGACCGGCAACGACGGCATCAAGAACCTCATGGACTGGAAGTTCGGTCCGGACGGCGCCCTGTACGTCCTCGACTACGGCCGCGGCTTCTTCACCTCGGACGCCAAGTCCGCACTGTGGCGGGTCACTTACACGGGCGGCGGGCCGACACCGGCCGCCGATCAGCTGGCGAGAGGGGCACAGTGATACGGCACCGAAGAATCTGGACGGTCCTGCTGGCCGCCGTACTGATGACGCTCGGGCTGCAGGCCACACCCGGCAGCGCGCGGACCGCGCCGACAGCCGCCGCCGCTCAGGTGCTCACCTGGACCGCCGGCGACGACATCACCAAGTACACCTCGGCGCCCGCCACGGCGGTGGCGGGCACGGCGACGATCGTCTTCGAGAACAGCACGGCGACCGGCAACACCACCGGCATGCCGCACACGTTGACCTTCGAGACCTCCGATCCCGAGTACAACAACGACGTCCAGCTCAACATCCTCGCCAACCCCAACGACGACCAGGGCGGCCGGCACACGGCCGAGGTCACCCTCACCCCGGGCCGCTACTTCTACCACTGCACGATCCCCGGACACGGGCAGATGCAGGGCATCCTGGTGGTGACCGAGGGCGGCGGCCAGGACACCACGGCTCCCGAGACGTCCGCGAGCGTCAGCGGAACGCAGAACTCGCAGGGCCAGTACGTCGGTTCGGCGAGCGTGACCGTGGGCGCCACCGACGAGGGCGGCTCCGGCGTCGACCGTGTCGAGTACGCGATCGGCGACACGGGCGCCTGGCAGCCGTACACCGCGCCGGTCGTCGTCGACCAGGTCGGCAGCCACCAGGTTCGGTACCGGGCCACCGACAAGGCCGGCAACGTGTCGGCGGAGAAGTCCGTCGAGTTCACCGTCGTCGCCCCGCCGTCGGACGACACGACCGCGCCGGAGACGTCGGCGACGGTCAGCGGCGAGCGCAACCCCGACGGGGCCTACGTCGACATGGCCACGGTCACCGTCACGGCCTCCGACACCGGATCGGGGGTCAACACGATCGAGTACGCGGTCGACTCCGGGTCCTGGCAGCCCTACACCATGCCCGTGATGGTGCACCAGCTCGGCAGCCACACCGTGCGCTACCGGGCCACCGACAAGGCGGGCAACGCCGCGGCCGAGAAGAGCGTCGCGTTCACAGTCGTCTCCGCGCCCCCGCAGGACACGACACCGCCGGTGACGGGCGTGACCGTGGACGGGACGCGGAACTCCGACGGGGCGTACGTCGGGAACGCAAAGGTGACGGTCAGCGCCACCGACGGGGGCGGTTCCGGCGTCGCGAGCGTCGAGTACTCGCTCGACGGTGGGCCCTACCTGGCGTACACCGCTCCCGTCCTCGTCGATCGCGCGGGTGCCCACACCGTGGCGTACCGGGCGAGCGACAAGGCCGGCAACACGTCCGAGGCGCGCACCGTGAGCTTCACGGTGGTGGCGGGCGGCGGAGTGCCGGCGCCCAACTGCCCGGAGTACGACGAGCGGTTGACGGTCATCGTCGGCACGGTCGACTCGGGGGTGCCCAACCGGGTCACCGACAACCGGTGCCGGATCAACGAGTTGATCGAGGACGAGAAGGAGTGGACGTCCCACGCGCTGTTCCTCAAGCACGTGAAGACGGTCCTGGACCGGCTCCTGAAGGAAGGGGTCGTCGACCGGCGCGAGTACAACGCGATCCAGAAGGCGGCCCGCCGGTCCGGTATCGGTGAACCGGGGCAGACGGAGGGCTACCGCAAGATCTTCGACGGCAGCGCGGACTCCCTCGCACGCTGGGAGCAGGTCGGCGGTGGTTCGTTCGCACTGAACACCGACGGGTCGATCACCAGCGGCACCACGAAGCCGGGCCTGGGCATGCTGTGGTTCCCGCAGCGCAAGTACGGCGACTTCTCGCTGAGGCTGCAGTGGCGGGACGACGCCCCGGGCACGGGCAACGCCAACTCGGGTGTCTTCGTCCGGTTCCCGTGGGTGCACGACCATCCGGAGGAGTCACGGCCGGAGTGGGTCGCCATCAAGTACGGGCACGAGGTGCAGGTGCTGGACCGGCCCGACGGCGACATGTACAAGACGGGCTCGGTCTACGGCTTCGACCGCGTGGGCCTGGCCGGCGCGGGCGTGACGCAGAAGGGCACCTGGAACGACTACGAGATCCGCGTGGTCGACCAGCACTACTCGGTCTACCGCAACGGCGTGCTGATCAACGAGTTCGACAACATCGGCGGTCTGGACTTCACCCCGCCCCGCTCGGACGACCCGGGCACGGACGGGCGGCGGTTCGCCTCCGGCTACATCGGGCTGCAGGTGCACGGCACGACGGACGTGATCTCGTACCGGGACATCCGGATCAGGGAACTGTAGGTTCCGTGGGCGGCGCCTCCGGTGGGGGCGCCGCCTTCTTCGCCCTGCTCGGCTGCACCCGCTTGGGCTCGCCCGGCATCTTCGGGTACTCCGGCGGATACGGCAGATCGCCCAGCCCGTGGTCGTGCTCGTCGCGGCGGGCGAGTTCGAGCAGGGCGTCGAGGGAGAAGGCGTGGTCGTCCATGTCCGCGTGCACATCGCCGAGTTCGGCGAAGCGCGCCGGCATCGACGCGATGTCGAAGTCCCGGGGCTGAGCCACGTCGACCTCCTCCCAGCGCAGGGGCGCCGAGACCGGAGCGTGCGGGCGGGGCCGTACGGAATACGCGGAGGCGATCGTACGGTCGCGGGCCGTCTGGTTGTAGTCGATGAAGATGCGCTCGCCGCGTTCCTCCTTCCACCACTTGATCGTCACCCGGTCCGGCATCCGGCGCTCCATCTCCCGCCCGATGGCGATGGCGGCCCGTCTGACCTGGGTGAAGGTCCATCTCGGCTGGATGGGCACGAAGACGTGCAGGCCGCGGCCGCCGGAGGTCTTGGGCCAGCCGCGCAGACCGCCGAACTCGTCGAGCACGGCACGCAGTTCGTGGGCGGCTCGGGCGGCGTCGGCATAGTCGGTGCCGGGCTGCGGGTCGAGGTCGATACGGAGCTCGTCGGGGCGGTCGACGTCGTCGCGGCGCACCGGCCAGGGGTGGAAGGTGAGCGTGCCGTACTGCGCGGCCCACAGCACGGCGGCCTCCTCCGTGGGGCACATCTCGTCGGCGCTGCGGCCGCTGGGGAAGGTGATGTGGGCGGTCGGGATCCAGTCGGGCATGTTCTTCGGGGCCCGCTTCTGGAAGAAGGACTCGCCGGTCACGCCGTCCGGGTAGCGCTCGAGGGTCGTGGGACGGTTGCGCAGGGCGCGGAGGATGCCGGGGCCCACGGCGACGTAGTACCGGGCGAGGTCCAGCTTGGTGAAGCCGCGCTCCGGGAAGAAGACCTTGCCGGGACTGGACAGCCGTACGGTCCGGCCGCCTGCTTCCAGTTCCACCGCTTCACCCATGCGAGCCACGGTAGGCGTTCGCCCCATGCCTCGCACACCGGGCGACCGACCGGAAAAGCGCGCAGAATCGGGAGCATGGATCTGCCGGTCATGCCCCCTGTGAAGCCGATGCTCGCCAAGTCCGTGGCCAGGATCCCGCCGGGGATGCAGTACGAGGCGAAGTGGGACGGCTTCCGGGCGATCGCGTTCCGCGACGGGACCGAGGTCGAGTTCGGCAGCCGTACGGGCAAGCCGCTGACCAGGTACTTTCCCGAGCTCGTGGTGGCTTTGAGGGAGCGGGTGCCCAAGCGGTGTGTGCTGGACGGGGAGATCGTGATCGCGCGGGAGGGGCGGCTCGACTTCGACGCGCTGACCGAGCGCATCCATCCGGCGGACTCCCGGGTGCGGATGCTCGCAGAGAAGACTCCCGCCTCGTTCGTCGCCTTCGACCTGCTGGCGCTCGCGGACGAGTCGCTGCTGGACGTTCCGCTGAGCGACCGGCGGGCGCTGCTCGAACGGGCGCTGTCCGGCGTGACTCCCCCGGTGCACCTGGCGCCCGCGACGACCGACGTCGAGGTGGCCGGGCAGTGGTTCGAGCAGTACGAGGGAGCCGGCCTCGACGGTGTCGTCGCCAAGCCGCTCACCCTGCGCTACCACCAGGACGAACGCGTCATGTTCAAGGTCAAGCACGAGCGCACGGCGGATGTCGTCGTCGCGGGCTACCGCCTGCACAAGAGCGGGCCCGTCGTGGGCTCACTGCTGCTCGGCCTCTACGACGACCGGGGCACCCTTCAGCACGTGGGGGTCTCCGCCGCCTTCCCCATGAAGCGGCGCGCCGAGCTGATCGAGGAGCTGGAGCCGCTGCGCATGGACGACGTCGCCGGGCACCCGTGGGCGGCCTGGTCGGACGAGGCCGCCCACGAGGCGGCACGGCTGCCCGGCGCTCCCAGTCGCTGGTCCGGAAAGAAGGACCTGTCCTGGGTGCCGCTCAGACCGGAGTGGGTGGCCGAGGTGGCGTACGACCACATGGAGAACGGGATGCGCTTCCGGCACACGGCCCGCTTCCGCCGCTGGCGCCCGGACCGGACGCCGGAGAGCTGCACGTACGCGCAGCTGGAGGAGCCGGTGCGCTACGACCTGGACGAGATCCTCGGCTCGCCCTGACCGCTCACGGCGTCATCAGCACCTTCACCGCGCCGTCCTGCTTCTTCTGGAACATCTCGTACGCGTGCGGCGCCTCGGACAGCGGCACCCGGTGGGTGGCGAAGTCGTCGACGCCGAGCGGGTCCTCGTCCGTCAGGTACGGCATGATCTCGTCGCTCCAGCGGCGCACGTTGGCCTGGCCCATCCGGATCTGGATCTGCTTGTCGAACAGGGTGAGCATCGGCATCGGGTCCGCCGTGCCGCCGTACACGCCGACGAGCGACAGCGTGCCGCCGCGCCGCACCAGTTCGATGGCGGTGTGGAGGGCGGCGAGCCGGTCGACGCTGAAGCGCTCCGCGAAGGGGCCGCTGAGCTTGCGGGGCAGCAGGGACGAGGCCTGCTGGGCGAGGCGGGCGGCCGCGCTGCCGTGCGCCTCGGTACCGACGGCGTCGATCACCGCGTCGGGGCCGCGGCCGTCGGTCTCGTCGCGGATCGCGGCGACGAGCTCCTTCTCGTTGTCGAAGCTCCTGAGGTCGTACGTCTCCACGCCCCGGGCCTTCGCCCGCCGCAGCCGCTCACTGACCAGGTCCACGCCGAACACCCGCCCGGCACCGCGCACCTGGGCGACGCGGCAGGCCATGTCGCCGATGGGTCCGAGGCCGAGCACGGCGATGCTGCCGCCCTGGGGGATGTCCGCGTAGGCGACCGCCTGCCAGGCGGTGGGCAGGACGTCGGAGAGGTAGACGAAGCGGTCGTCGGGCGGACCCTCGGGGACCTTGATCGGGCCGAACTGCGCCTGCGGGACGCGCAGGTACTCGGCCTGGGCCCCGGGTACGGCGCCGTAGAGGCGGGTGTAGCCGAACAGGGCTGCGCCCATGCCCTCGCCGGTGACCTGGGTGGTCTCGCACTGGGTGGGCAGTCCGTTGAGGCACATCCAGCAGTCGCCGCAGGCGATCTGGAACGGCACCACGATCCGGTCGCCCGCCATCAGGTCCGGCACCCCGGCGCCGACCTCCTCGACGATGCCGATCGGCTCGTGGCCGAGGATGTCTCCCGGTGTCATGAACGGGGTGAGCACCTCGTAGAGATGCAGGTCGGAGCCGCACAGCCCGGTGGAGGTGATCCGGATGACGGCATCGGTCGGCTCCTTGATCCTCGGGTCGGGCACCTCCTCGACCCGTACGTCCCGCTTGCCCTGCCACGTCACTGCCCTCATCGCGCCGCGCTCCCTCCGCACGTCCGGATCCTGCGGTTACGCCCGGGTACCCGGGCGGGCCGCACCGAACCGCGGTATGGGCTGATCAGAGTATTAAACGAGCGCAATCAGAACTAATCGGGTATAGCACCGATAACCCTATGGGCGCACAATCAATGACACGAGACTTGGTGGCAACGGTGGGCATGGAACGCACTACGCGCTCGTGGCGCGTCGCGACGACAGCGGCGCTGCTGGCCGCCACGGTGACGGCGTCCCTGACGGGCTGCACGGGAGGGCGGGACGGCGGCGCGTCACGCCCGGCGATCGACGACGGGCGGGGGACGGACCAGCGGCAGGAGCAGACCCCGAGCGCGGCGCCCGTTGGCTCGGTACTCGCCGTGAAGATCGACAACGCGAGCGCCGCCCGTCCCCAGACCGGCCTGAACTCCGCCGACGTCGTGTACACCGAGCAGGTCGAGGGCGGGCTGAGCCGGCTGATGGCGGTGTACGCCACCAAGCTCCCGAAGACCGTCGGGCCGGTGCGCAGCGCCCGCGAGTCCGATCTGGAACTGCTGCGCCAGTTCGACCACCCGATCCTCGCGTTCTCGGGAGCACAGCGCAAACTGCTGCCACTGATCGACAAGGCGCCGCTGGAGGCGATGCCGCCCGGCAAGGTGTCCGGCGCCTACTACCGCGGCACCGACAAGTCCGCACCGCACAACCTCTATCTGCGTCCCGGCGAACTGCTGCCCACCGCCCCGGGCCCGGCCGCGCTGACCACCGGTTTCCAGTACGGCGACGCGCCCGAGGGCGGCAGGGCGGAGGCCTCGCGCACCGTCCGCTACCCGGCGACCCGCTTCACCTTCACCTGGTCCGGGAGCCGGCACCGCTACCTGGTCGCGATGGACGGTACGCCCACCGTCACGACCGACGGAAAGCCGGTGACGCCCGCGACTGTGGTCGTGCAGTACGTGAACGTGCGCAAGTCCGGCTTCCGCGACTTCCTCGGCAACAACACGCCGTACACGGAGACGGTCGGCTCGGGGAAGGCACAGGTGCTGCGCGACGGACGCACCTACGACGTGCGGTGGAAGCGCGAGAAGGCGACCGACGGCACGAAGTTCACGACCGGGGACGGCAAGCAGGTGAACTTCGCCCGGGGGCAGGTGTGGGTGGTCTTCGCGAAGGCGTGATCAGCCCTGGCCGACGAGGGGTTCCCCGGGATTGCGGAGCCCCTCCGCCGCGTCCGAGACGCGCCGGATCAGATCAAAGAAGAGGGTCTGCTCCTCGGCGGACAGCGGGGCCAGGAAGACCTGGTTCATCCGGGCCGTGCGCACCGTCAGCTTGCGGTGGGCGCGCATCCCGTCCTCGGTGAGGCGCAGCAGGAACCGGCGGCCGTCCTGGGGGTCGCGGACCTTGTCGAGCAGCTCGCGGCGAGTGAGCCGGCTGATCACCTCGGCGACGGTGGACCGGTCGAGCCCCACCCGCTCCCCCACCGTGCGCTGGTCGAGGCCCGGCTCGGCGACGAGCGCGTTGAGGACCGCGAACTGCGGCGAGGTGATCTCCTCGGACACCATCGCGTTCCACAACAGGTAGTGGGCCTGCTGCAGTCGCCGGGCCAGGTGCCCGGGATGGGTGGAGAGATCCGCCGCGGCCATGTGTGCTCCCCAGGTCGTATTCGTACGTGCACTGAACAATACCCGGGGTGACGCCTCACTGTCTGCGAGATCCCCACCTACCTGACCTTGCGTTTATCCCAGGTCTTGACGTCATGCCCTTACGATGGCAGCGTGAAGGAAAGTTCACCGAAATACTCAGTACCCTGACTAATTGGCGGA includes these proteins:
- the ligD gene encoding non-homologous end-joining DNA ligase, which codes for MGEAVELEAGGRTVRLSSPGKVFFPERGFTKLDLARYYVAVGPGILRALRNRPTTLERYPDGVTGESFFQKRAPKNMPDWIPTAHITFPSGRSADEMCPTEEAAVLWAAQYGTLTFHPWPVRRDDVDRPDELRIDLDPQPGTDYADAARAAHELRAVLDEFGGLRGWPKTSGGRGLHVFVPIQPRWTFTQVRRAAIAIGREMERRMPDRVTIKWWKEERGERIFIDYNQTARDRTIASAYSVRPRPHAPVSAPLRWEEVDVAQPRDFDIASMPARFAELGDVHADMDDHAFSLDALLELARRDEHDHGLGDLPYPPEYPKMPGEPKRVQPSRAKKAAPPPEAPPTEPTVP
- a CDS encoding ThuA domain-containing protein — its product is MHLRGLSTRNASRRALVATVTTGLLAAGLLSGPAATARPAPEPTPTTMSVKSPPGGANVRVLIFHGSAAAGDESPVVNAGIEAIEKIGLSGPADLRFKVEASDDASVFTDETELGRYNAIVFLTGGGDVLDPEQEAGLEAYMEAGGGFVGIHDAARAEPYSDWFTGLVGARPAASSPANVQRATVEVGDRQHPATKDLPLQWKRPDQWFNWVKNPSGDVHTVARVRESTYQPGAGKNGWDHPVSWCRDYDGGRSFYTGMGGTVSSYDETDFRTHLRGALLWTTRLVQADCKATITGNYKAERLTQPNRPGQNDQIGEPHGLVAAPDGRVLYIGRGGADSSQPVVTDWNNPDIGKGKGQIHVYDPQTKKVTLAGELTVFGNKGGGDELVKVEEGLLGIELDPRFEQNGWVYLHYTPHSQINRDTRMAERRVSRFTLDLATNKLDLSSEKVLLKWPVQIHSCCHAGGGMTWDSKGNLYIATGDNNSSRFSDGYSGNNPEPNFRGVSFADARRTAGNTNNLNGKILRIHPEPDGTYTLPSGNLFTGQETDEGGGKTRGEIYVMGVRNPARIFVDKKTDVLYAGWVGPDASAPSTTWGPAKYDTFAAITEAGNRGWPYCMGNKQPYRDRNLPDPSKPLGWYDCDHPKNESPNNDGLVNLPPVTGNNIWYSPQGGAPDYPRDANGVPSYKQEEASYLLPWLKGGGQAAMNGPVYRYDAASTSAAKWPSYWDGKWFVGDFYDADQPRNAVVTDPRTQGDGGLPVHSESLKRIVPTGNDGIKNLMDWKFGPDGALYVLDYGRGFFTSDAKSALWRVTYTGGGPTPAADQLARGAQ
- a CDS encoding ATP-dependent DNA ligase → MDLPVMPPVKPMLAKSVARIPPGMQYEAKWDGFRAIAFRDGTEVEFGSRTGKPLTRYFPELVVALRERVPKRCVLDGEIVIAREGRLDFDALTERIHPADSRVRMLAEKTPASFVAFDLLALADESLLDVPLSDRRALLERALSGVTPPVHLAPATTDVEVAGQWFEQYEGAGLDGVVAKPLTLRYHQDERVMFKVKHERTADVVVAGYRLHKSGPVVGSLLLGLYDDRGTLQHVGVSAAFPMKRRAELIEELEPLRMDDVAGHPWAAWSDEAAHEAARLPGAPSRWSGKKDLSWVPLRPEWVAEVAYDHMENGMRFRHTARFRRWRPDRTPESCTYAQLEEPVRYDLDEILGSP
- a CDS encoding family 16 glycoside hydrolase gives rise to the protein MIRHRRIWTVLLAAVLMTLGLQATPGSARTAPTAAAAQVLTWTAGDDITKYTSAPATAVAGTATIVFENSTATGNTTGMPHTLTFETSDPEYNNDVQLNILANPNDDQGGRHTAEVTLTPGRYFYHCTIPGHGQMQGILVVTEGGGQDTTAPETSASVSGTQNSQGQYVGSASVTVGATDEGGSGVDRVEYAIGDTGAWQPYTAPVVVDQVGSHQVRYRATDKAGNVSAEKSVEFTVVAPPSDDTTAPETSATVSGERNPDGAYVDMATVTVTASDTGSGVNTIEYAVDSGSWQPYTMPVMVHQLGSHTVRYRATDKAGNAAAEKSVAFTVVSAPPQDTTPPVTGVTVDGTRNSDGAYVGNAKVTVSATDGGGSGVASVEYSLDGGPYLAYTAPVLVDRAGAHTVAYRASDKAGNTSEARTVSFTVVAGGGVPAPNCPEYDERLTVIVGTVDSGVPNRVTDNRCRINELIEDEKEWTSHALFLKHVKTVLDRLLKEGVVDRREYNAIQKAARRSGIGEPGQTEGYRKIFDGSADSLARWEQVGGGSFALNTDGSITSGTTKPGLGMLWFPQRKYGDFSLRLQWRDDAPGTGNANSGVFVRFPWVHDHPEESRPEWVAIKYGHEVQVLDRPDGDMYKTGSVYGFDRVGLAGAGVTQKGTWNDYEIRVVDQHYSVYRNGVLINEFDNIGGLDFTPPRSDDPGTDGRRFASGYIGLQVHGTTDVISYRDIRIREL
- a CDS encoding MarR family winged helix-turn-helix transcriptional regulator, yielding MAAADLSTHPGHLARRLQQAHYLLWNAMVSEEITSPQFAVLNALVAEPGLDQRTVGERVGLDRSTVAEVISRLTRRELLDKVRDPQDGRRFLLRLTEDGMRAHRKLTVRTARMNQVFLAPLSAEEQTLFFDLIRRVSDAAEGLRNPGEPLVGQG
- a CDS encoding zinc-dependent alcohol dehydrogenase → MRAVTWQGKRDVRVEEVPDPRIKEPTDAVIRITSTGLCGSDLHLYEVLTPFMTPGDILGHEPIGIVEEVGAGVPDLMAGDRIVVPFQIACGDCWMCLNGLPTQCETTQVTGEGMGAALFGYTRLYGAVPGAQAEYLRVPQAQFGPIKVPEGPPDDRFVYLSDVLPTAWQAVAYADIPQGGSIAVLGLGPIGDMACRVAQVRGAGRVFGVDLVSERLRRAKARGVETYDLRSFDNEKELVAAIRDETDGRGPDAVIDAVGTEAHGSAAARLAQQASSLLPRKLSGPFAERFSVDRLAALHTAIELVRRGGTLSLVGVYGGTADPMPMLTLFDKQIQIRMGQANVRRWSDEIMPYLTDEDPLGVDDFATHRVPLSEAPHAYEMFQKKQDGAVKVLMTP
- a CDS encoding DUF3048 domain-containing protein, which codes for MERTTRSWRVATTAALLAATVTASLTGCTGGRDGGASRPAIDDGRGTDQRQEQTPSAAPVGSVLAVKIDNASAARPQTGLNSADVVYTEQVEGGLSRLMAVYATKLPKTVGPVRSARESDLELLRQFDHPILAFSGAQRKLLPLIDKAPLEAMPPGKVSGAYYRGTDKSAPHNLYLRPGELLPTAPGPAALTTGFQYGDAPEGGRAEASRTVRYPATRFTFTWSGSRHRYLVAMDGTPTVTTDGKPVTPATVVVQYVNVRKSGFRDFLGNNTPYTETVGSGKAQVLRDGRTYDVRWKREKATDGTKFTTGDGKQVNFARGQVWVVFAKA